In Dryobates pubescens isolate bDryPub1 chromosome 12, bDryPub1.pri, whole genome shotgun sequence, one genomic interval encodes:
- the LOC128897615 gene encoding uncharacterized protein LOC128897615 has product MGRGRSPGSTGSPGGGGGRGGGGPGARRAAGKRFRDRRAAPHAQCGALRPPGARPGEGPGLRRPGSDMALPARRAIPALARLAEEGVGGLNARGQTSGSCDETD; this is encoded by the exons atggggagggggcgTTCTCCGGGCAGCACCGGGTCTccgggagggggggggggaagagggggagggggaccTGGAGCGCGGCGCGCGGCCGGGAAGCGCTTCCGGGATAGGCGCGCCGCGCCGCACGCTCAGTGCGGGGCGCTGAGGCCGCCGGGCGCGCGGCCGGGGGAGGGGCCCGGCCTGCGCCGACCAGGCTCCGACATGGCGCTGCCCGCGCGCCGGGCTATTCCCGCCCTCGCGAGACTTGCcgaggaaggggtggggggtttgAACGCGCGCG GACAGACTTCAGGCAGTTGTGATGAAACAGATTGA